A section of the Heliangelus exortis chromosome 27, bHelExo1.hap1, whole genome shotgun sequence genome encodes:
- the LRRC71 gene encoding leucine-rich repeat-containing protein 71 isoform X2, translating into MRRRGDRTPKEEEGERKGEQSAEEYQCTGVLELDFPELCARAGVTGVPKVTPRPSPSFPADDEPEEPGLGGVLARIHHKYRPLQPRLEVEGDPQDPRTARAIFLRGWKLEEEVLGVFSRCLPSLAGLQALHLWNVPLPEGVLPALVALLGRCPRLRTFSLEGTPVPEAALPTLMGSNSTLSHLSLRCSQLGDAAAQLLGGLLSTPSGPPARLVSLVLSFNRISDLGVSYIAKGLRLNRSLLSLSLANNDIGDSGATSLAEVLGPFPLTHQEVVQRRRLLLALGRPLTTLKDQKERTQSLRGVPDRLLPGKLGKTTPKKKEPPRKEETRQPKKGAGSTRESAAAAGGGAGGAGGEPRPVGESGAAQPQPQPQPHLGAGSRCVPGSVGAAAAAAAAAGGVRAGGAALPLPGGEPHPPHQPGSREAPGAAALGPPELGGPGPGGGGAGFGHLTPPFAPLPSPFYRHPK; encoded by the exons ATGAGGCGTCGGGGAGATCGGACGcccaaggaggaggagggggagaggaagggggagcagAGCGCAG AGGAGTATCAGTGCACCGGCGTCCTGGAACTGGACTTCCCCGAGCTCTGTGCCCGCGCTGGTGTCACCGGTGTCCCCAAAGTCACACCCCGgccctcccccagcttcccTGCGGATG ACGAACCCGAGGagccggggctggggggggtccTGGCCCGCATCCACCACAAGTACCGTCCCCTCCAGCCCCGCCTAGAGGTGGAGGGGGACCCGCAGGACCCCCGCACCGCCCGTGCCATCTTCCTGAGAG GCtggaagctggaggaggaggtgctgggggtcTTCAGCCGGTGTTTGCCCTCCCTGGCGGGGCTGCAGGCACTGCA CCTCTGGAACGTCCCGCTGCCCGAGGGAGTGCTCCCAGCgctggtggcactgctggggcGCTGCCCCCGCCTGCG GACATTCAGCCTGGAGGGGACCCCCGTACCCGAGGCGGCCCTCCCGACCCTGATGGGCAGCAATAGCAC gctctcccACCTTTCCCTGCGCTGTTCCCAGTTGGGGGACGCGGCCgcgcagctgctgggggggctcCTGTCCACCCCCTCCGGGCCCCCTGCCCGCCTCGTCTCGCTCGTCCTCAGCTTCAACCGCATCTCGGACCTGGGGGTCAGCTACATCGCtaag GGACTGCGCTTGAATCGGTCGCTGCTGTCCCTGTCTCTCGCCAACAACGACATCGGCGACTCGGGGGCTACCAGCCTGGCCGAG GTCCTGGGACCCTTCCCCCTGACCCATCAGGAGGTGGTGCAGAGGAGACGACTGCTCTTGGCCCTGGGACGGCCCCTCACG ACGTTGAAGGATCAGAAAGAGCGAACCCAGAGCCTGCGCGGAGTCCCCGACAGGTTGCTGCCGGGCAAACTGGGCAAAACCACTCCCAAGAAGAAG GAGCCGCCACGGAAGGAGGAGACCCGGCAACCCAAAAAGG GTGCCGGATCCACTCGAGAATCCGCAGCCGCTGCTGGAGGAGGTGCGGGAGGAGCCGGGGGGGAGCCTCGTCCTGTCGGGGAATCGGGCGCTGCTCAACCTCAACCTCAGCC acAACCACATCTCGGAGCGGGGTCTCGCTGCGTTCCTGGCAGCgttggagcagcagcagcagcagcagcagcagcaggaggggtcAGGGCGGGGGGGGCTGCGCTCCCTCTCCCTGGGG GGGAACCGCATCCCCCCCACCAGCCAGGCTCTAGGGAGGCTccgggagctgctgccctgggaccCCCAGAGCTTGGGGGGCCaggaccaggaggaggaggagcaggattTGGGCACCTGACCCCCCCCTTCGCGCCGCTCCCTTCCCCATTTTACCGTCACCCAAAATAA
- the LRRC71 gene encoding leucine-rich repeat-containing protein 71 isoform X1 → MRRRGDRTPKEEEGERKGEQSAEEYQCTGVLELDFPELCARAGVTGVPKVTPRPSPSFPADDEPEEPGLGGVLARIHHKYRPLQPRLEVEGDPQDPRTARAIFLRGWKLEEEVLGVFSRCLPSLAGLQALHLWNVPLPEGVLPALVALLGRCPRLRTFSLEGTPVPEAALPTLMGSNSTLSHLSLRCSQLGDAAAQLLGGLLSTPSGPPARLVSLVLSFNRISDLGVSYIAKGLRLNRSLLSLSLANNDIGDSGATSLAEVLGPFPLTHQEVVQRRRLLLALGRPLTTLKDQKERTQSLRGVPDRLLPGKLGKTTPKKKEPPRKEETRQPKKAPEPRPARGKEPKPSGQEKPEVPDPLENPQPLLEEVREEPGGSLVLSGNRALLNLNLSHNHISERGLAAFLAALEQQQQQQQQQEGSGRGGLRSLSLGGNRIPPTSQALGRLRELLPWDPQSLGGQDQEEEEQDLGT, encoded by the exons ATGAGGCGTCGGGGAGATCGGACGcccaaggaggaggagggggagaggaagggggagcagAGCGCAG AGGAGTATCAGTGCACCGGCGTCCTGGAACTGGACTTCCCCGAGCTCTGTGCCCGCGCTGGTGTCACCGGTGTCCCCAAAGTCACACCCCGgccctcccccagcttcccTGCGGATG ACGAACCCGAGGagccggggctggggggggtccTGGCCCGCATCCACCACAAGTACCGTCCCCTCCAGCCCCGCCTAGAGGTGGAGGGGGACCCGCAGGACCCCCGCACCGCCCGTGCCATCTTCCTGAGAG GCtggaagctggaggaggaggtgctgggggtcTTCAGCCGGTGTTTGCCCTCCCTGGCGGGGCTGCAGGCACTGCA CCTCTGGAACGTCCCGCTGCCCGAGGGAGTGCTCCCAGCgctggtggcactgctggggcGCTGCCCCCGCCTGCG GACATTCAGCCTGGAGGGGACCCCCGTACCCGAGGCGGCCCTCCCGACCCTGATGGGCAGCAATAGCAC gctctcccACCTTTCCCTGCGCTGTTCCCAGTTGGGGGACGCGGCCgcgcagctgctgggggggctcCTGTCCACCCCCTCCGGGCCCCCTGCCCGCCTCGTCTCGCTCGTCCTCAGCTTCAACCGCATCTCGGACCTGGGGGTCAGCTACATCGCtaag GGACTGCGCTTGAATCGGTCGCTGCTGTCCCTGTCTCTCGCCAACAACGACATCGGCGACTCGGGGGCTACCAGCCTGGCCGAG GTCCTGGGACCCTTCCCCCTGACCCATCAGGAGGTGGTGCAGAGGAGACGACTGCTCTTGGCCCTGGGACGGCCCCTCACG ACGTTGAAGGATCAGAAAGAGCGAACCCAGAGCCTGCGCGGAGTCCCCGACAGGTTGCTGCCGGGCAAACTGGGCAAAACCACTCCCAAGAAGAAG GAGCCGCCACGGAAGGAGGAGACCCGGCAACCCAAAAAGG CACCAGAGCCCAGACCCGCCCGGGGCAAAGAACCCAAACCCAGCGGCCAGGAGAAGCcggag GTGCCGGATCCACTCGAGAATCCGCAGCCGCTGCTGGAGGAGGTGCGGGAGGAGCCGGGGGGGAGCCTCGTCCTGTCGGGGAATCGGGCGCTGCTCAACCTCAACCTCAGCC acAACCACATCTCGGAGCGGGGTCTCGCTGCGTTCCTGGCAGCgttggagcagcagcagcagcagcagcagcagcaggaggggtcAGGGCGGGGGGGGCTGCGCTCCCTCTCCCTGGGG GGGAACCGCATCCCCCCCACCAGCCAGGCTCTAGGGAGGCTccgggagctgctgccctgggaccCCCAGAGCTTGGGGGGCCaggaccaggaggaggaggagcaggattTGGGCACCTGA
- the LRRC71 gene encoding leucine-rich repeat-containing protein 71 isoform X3 — protein MRRRGDRTPKEEEGERKGEQSAEEYQCTGVLELDFPELCARAGVTGVPKVTPRPSPSFPADDEPEEPGLGGVLARIHHKYRPLQPRLEVEGDPQDPRTARAIFLRGWKLEEEVLGVFSRCLPSLAGLQALQTFSLEGTPVPEAALPTLMGSNSTLSHLSLRCSQLGDAAAQLLGGLLSTPSGPPARLVSLVLSFNRISDLGVSYIAKGLRLNRSLLSLSLANNDIGDSGATSLAEVLGPFPLTHQEVVQRRRLLLALGRPLTTLKDQKERTQSLRGVPDRLLPGKLGKTTPKKKEPPRKEETRQPKKAPEPRPARGKEPKPSGQEKPEVPDPLENPQPLLEEVREEPGGSLVLSGNRALLNLNLSHNHISERGLAAFLAALEQQQQQQQQQEGSGRGGLRSLSLGGNRIPPTSQALGRLRELLPWDPQSLGGQDQEEEEQDLGT, from the exons ATGAGGCGTCGGGGAGATCGGACGcccaaggaggaggagggggagaggaagggggagcagAGCGCAG AGGAGTATCAGTGCACCGGCGTCCTGGAACTGGACTTCCCCGAGCTCTGTGCCCGCGCTGGTGTCACCGGTGTCCCCAAAGTCACACCCCGgccctcccccagcttcccTGCGGATG ACGAACCCGAGGagccggggctggggggggtccTGGCCCGCATCCACCACAAGTACCGTCCCCTCCAGCCCCGCCTAGAGGTGGAGGGGGACCCGCAGGACCCCCGCACCGCCCGTGCCATCTTCCTGAGAG GCtggaagctggaggaggaggtgctgggggtcTTCAGCCGGTGTTTGCCCTCCCTGGCGGGGCTGCAGGCACTGCA GACATTCAGCCTGGAGGGGACCCCCGTACCCGAGGCGGCCCTCCCGACCCTGATGGGCAGCAATAGCAC gctctcccACCTTTCCCTGCGCTGTTCCCAGTTGGGGGACGCGGCCgcgcagctgctgggggggctcCTGTCCACCCCCTCCGGGCCCCCTGCCCGCCTCGTCTCGCTCGTCCTCAGCTTCAACCGCATCTCGGACCTGGGGGTCAGCTACATCGCtaag GGACTGCGCTTGAATCGGTCGCTGCTGTCCCTGTCTCTCGCCAACAACGACATCGGCGACTCGGGGGCTACCAGCCTGGCCGAG GTCCTGGGACCCTTCCCCCTGACCCATCAGGAGGTGGTGCAGAGGAGACGACTGCTCTTGGCCCTGGGACGGCCCCTCACG ACGTTGAAGGATCAGAAAGAGCGAACCCAGAGCCTGCGCGGAGTCCCCGACAGGTTGCTGCCGGGCAAACTGGGCAAAACCACTCCCAAGAAGAAG GAGCCGCCACGGAAGGAGGAGACCCGGCAACCCAAAAAGG CACCAGAGCCCAGACCCGCCCGGGGCAAAGAACCCAAACCCAGCGGCCAGGAGAAGCcggag GTGCCGGATCCACTCGAGAATCCGCAGCCGCTGCTGGAGGAGGTGCGGGAGGAGCCGGGGGGGAGCCTCGTCCTGTCGGGGAATCGGGCGCTGCTCAACCTCAACCTCAGCC acAACCACATCTCGGAGCGGGGTCTCGCTGCGTTCCTGGCAGCgttggagcagcagcagcagcagcagcagcagcaggaggggtcAGGGCGGGGGGGGCTGCGCTCCCTCTCCCTGGGG GGGAACCGCATCCCCCCCACCAGCCAGGCTCTAGGGAGGCTccgggagctgctgccctgggaccCCCAGAGCTTGGGGGGCCaggaccaggaggaggaggagcaggattTGGGCACCTGA